A part of Spiribacter vilamensis genomic DNA contains:
- the ald gene encoding alanine dehydrogenase translates to MKVGLPKEIKSQEYRVGLTPEGVSELVNRGHEVFVQTLAGAGIDATDDAYEQAGAKILPDADSVFSRARLIVKVKEPQAQERARLTPEHILFTYLHLAPDQAQTRDLIDSGATCIAYETITDDHGRLPLLRPMSQVAGRLSVQAGAQSLEHKHGGRGLLLGGVPGVPPAKIAVLGGGVVGENAILIALGMGAEVTVLDRNPDVLERLSQRFGPILKTVFSTRDSLEKVVLESDLVIGAVLVTGAGAPKLVTREMVSGMKKGSVLVDVAIDQGGCFETSEPTTHADPTFKVDGVVHYCVANMPGAVPRTATLALTNATLPYIIRLADEGWREALRADPLLRQGLNVAAGRITCRPVARSQGLEWSDPRSMLGNPTANE, encoded by the coding sequence ATGAAAGTCGGCTTACCTAAAGAGATCAAGAGCCAGGAATATCGGGTCGGTCTGACACCAGAGGGCGTGAGTGAGCTCGTCAACCGAGGACATGAAGTCTTTGTGCAGACGCTCGCCGGCGCCGGCATCGACGCGACCGATGACGCCTACGAGCAGGCGGGTGCAAAGATTTTGCCGGACGCCGACAGCGTGTTCTCCCGGGCTCGCTTGATCGTCAAGGTCAAGGAGCCTCAGGCACAGGAGCGGGCTCGGCTAACCCCTGAGCATATCCTGTTTACTTACCTGCACCTGGCGCCTGATCAAGCTCAGACTCGTGATCTTATCGATTCAGGCGCGACCTGCATCGCTTACGAGACTATCACTGATGATCATGGCCGACTTCCGCTTCTCCGGCCGATGTCGCAGGTAGCGGGGCGACTTTCGGTTCAGGCTGGAGCGCAGTCGCTGGAGCATAAGCATGGTGGACGCGGACTCCTCCTCGGGGGCGTTCCGGGGGTTCCACCGGCGAAAATAGCTGTGCTTGGCGGAGGTGTTGTTGGTGAGAACGCAATCCTGATCGCGCTGGGAATGGGTGCTGAGGTTACCGTCCTGGACCGTAACCCGGATGTCCTGGAGCGCTTGTCGCAGCGCTTCGGTCCCATCCTGAAGACAGTATTTTCCACGCGAGACAGTCTGGAGAAGGTTGTCCTGGAGAGCGACCTGGTCATCGGGGCTGTCCTCGTCACCGGGGCGGGTGCACCCAAACTTGTCACCCGTGAGATGGTTTCAGGGATGAAGAAGGGGTCGGTGCTGGTCGATGTCGCGATCGACCAGGGAGGTTGCTTCGAGACCAGTGAACCAACCACGCATGCTGATCCAACCTTTAAGGTCGATGGCGTCGTTCATTACTGCGTTGCGAACATGCCCGGCGCCGTACCCAGGACCGCAACGCTCGCGCTGACCAACGCTACACTCCCGTACATCATTCGGCTTGCGGATGAGGGCTGGCGTGAGGCCTTGCGAGCGGATCCACTGCTACGGCAGGGCTTGAATGTGGCTGCCGGCCGGATTACATGTCGTCCCGTAGCGAGAAGCCAAGGCCTGGAGTGGTCAGATCCTCGCTCTATGCTGGGTAACCCGACCGCTAACGAATAG
- a CDS encoding adenylosuccinate synthase, whose protein sequence is MTKSVVVIGSQWGDEGKGKIVDLLTDRVSAVTRFQGGHNAGHTLVIDGRKTVLHLIPSGILREGVECLIGNGVVVSPDALLEELRALEASGVPARERLRISPACPVILPSHIALDQARERARGKAAIGTTGRGIGPAYEDKVARRGIRIGDLFQRERLAAKLGELLDYHNFILKQYYGEPGQDFQAILERCLAVAGELEPMVADISHRLHQHRTSGENLLFEGAQGTLLDIDQGTYPYVTSSNTTAGAASTGTGVGPLELDYVLGITKAYTTRVGAGPFPTELSNDLGRHLAERGHEFGSTTGRPRRCGWFDAVAMRRAAQISSISGLCMTKLDVLDELDTLRICTGYRCGSQLSEVLPAGAEALAECEPQYVEMPGWQSSTLGIQRYEDLPDAARAYLEKIEELCDVPVDIVSTGADRVDTVIRRHPLD, encoded by the coding sequence ATGACAAAAAGCGTGGTGGTAATCGGCTCCCAGTGGGGAGACGAGGGCAAGGGCAAGATCGTCGACCTGCTGACTGACCGGGTGTCGGCGGTGACCCGCTTCCAGGGGGGGCATAATGCCGGCCATACGCTCGTGATCGACGGCCGCAAGACAGTGCTCCACCTGATTCCGTCCGGCATTTTGCGCGAAGGGGTGGAGTGCCTGATCGGCAACGGTGTCGTGGTGTCCCCCGACGCGCTGCTCGAAGAGCTGCGTGCGCTGGAGGCCTCGGGCGTACCGGCGCGCGAGCGGCTGCGGATCAGTCCCGCCTGCCCGGTGATCCTGCCCTCGCATATCGCCCTCGATCAGGCCCGCGAGCGAGCCCGTGGCAAGGCCGCCATCGGCACCACCGGGCGCGGCATCGGTCCCGCCTACGAAGACAAGGTGGCGCGGCGCGGCATACGCATCGGCGATCTGTTCCAGCGCGAGCGGCTCGCCGCCAAGCTCGGCGAGCTGCTGGACTACCACAACTTCATTCTCAAGCAGTACTACGGTGAGCCGGGTCAGGATTTCCAGGCGATCCTGGAGCGCTGCCTTGCCGTGGCCGGCGAGCTCGAGCCGATGGTGGCCGATATAAGCCACCGGCTGCATCAGCATCGCACCAGCGGCGAGAATCTGCTCTTCGAAGGGGCCCAGGGGACGCTGCTCGATATCGATCAGGGCACCTATCCCTACGTCACTTCGTCCAATACCACGGCGGGTGCCGCCTCGACGGGCACCGGCGTCGGGCCGCTGGAGCTCGATTACGTGCTTGGTATTACCAAGGCGTATACCACGCGGGTAGGGGCCGGGCCGTTCCCCACCGAGCTATCGAACGATCTCGGCAGGCATCTCGCCGAGCGGGGCCACGAGTTCGGATCGACCACCGGCCGGCCGCGGCGCTGTGGCTGGTTCGATGCCGTCGCCATGCGCCGGGCGGCACAGATCAGCAGCATTTCCGGGCTCTGCATGACCAAGCTCGATGTGCTCGATGAACTGGACACGCTCAGGATCTGTACCGGGTATCGGTGTGGCTCGCAGCTGAGCGAGGTCCTGCCCGCGGGCGCGGAGGCGCTGGCGGAGTGTGAGCCGCAGTACGTGGAAATGCCCGGTTGGCAATCTTCAACACTGGGGATTCAGCGTTACGAGGATCTGCCTGATGCAGCCCGTGCCTACCTGGAGAAGATCGAGGAGCTGTGCGACGTGCCGGTGGACATCGTCTCGACGGGTGCCGATCGTGTGGATACCGTCATCAGGCGTCATCCCCTGGATTGA
- a CDS encoding ATP phosphoribosyltransferase regulatory subunit produces the protein MTDKRPGQHSPWLLPDAVEELLPPAAAALERLRQASLARCARWGYELVMPPVIEYLEALLSGVAHDLDLQTFKLTDQLSGRMMGVRADITPQAARIDAHQLRREGPVRLCYSGTVLRTRAEGGEGSRNPLQMGAELYGHAGIESDVEVISLMAEVLSAAGVDPLHVDLGHVGIFRGLCNAAGLDSNAEAQLWDALQRKATADIEALLTELDVAEDHHRRLAALAGLSGGTETLEIAREALDGAGEPVESALEALAQTARALQATRPDLTLHFDLGELRGYRYHTGIVFAAYTPGVSGELARGGRYDDIGAVFGRGRPATGFSADLKALLRATVPAADDPAGGVAVAAPWSDDATLRTKVNALRDAGETVIWTLPGHDVAGPGCNRQLVRGNDGSWQIESMNTTGNQ, from the coding sequence ATGACAGACAAACGGCCGGGCCAGCACAGCCCGTGGCTGCTGCCCGACGCGGTTGAAGAGCTGCTACCACCGGCGGCGGCGGCACTCGAGCGGCTGCGTCAGGCGAGTCTCGCCCGTTGCGCTCGCTGGGGCTACGAGCTGGTGATGCCACCGGTGATCGAATACCTCGAGGCCCTGCTCTCGGGGGTTGCGCATGACCTCGATCTGCAGACCTTCAAACTCACCGACCAGCTCAGTGGCCGGATGATGGGAGTCCGGGCGGATATCACGCCGCAGGCCGCGCGCATTGATGCCCACCAGCTCCGCCGCGAGGGGCCGGTCCGCCTTTGCTACAGCGGCACGGTATTGAGGACCCGGGCGGAAGGCGGGGAGGGATCCCGCAATCCCCTGCAGATGGGGGCGGAGCTCTACGGTCACGCGGGCATCGAGAGCGATGTCGAGGTGATCAGCCTGATGGCGGAGGTGCTGTCGGCGGCCGGGGTGGATCCGCTGCACGTCGACTTGGGGCATGTCGGGATTTTCCGTGGGCTCTGTAATGCGGCCGGCCTGGACAGCAACGCCGAGGCGCAGTTATGGGATGCCCTGCAACGCAAGGCAACCGCCGATATCGAGGCGCTGCTGACCGAGCTGGATGTCGCCGAGGATCACCATCGGCGGCTGGCTGCACTGGCGGGGCTGAGCGGTGGCACGGAGACCCTCGAGATCGCGCGTGAGGCGCTCGACGGCGCCGGTGAACCGGTGGAATCGGCGCTCGAGGCGCTCGCCCAAACGGCGCGGGCGCTGCAGGCCACGCGCCCGGATCTGACGTTGCATTTCGACCTCGGTGAGCTGCGTGGCTATCGGTATCACACCGGGATCGTGTTTGCGGCCTATACACCGGGGGTCTCGGGGGAGCTTGCCCGCGGGGGTCGTTATGACGACATCGGCGCCGTTTTCGGTCGCGGCCGGCCGGCAACCGGCTTCAGTGCCGATCTGAAGGCGTTGTTGCGGGCGACGGTACCGGCAGCGGATGATCCTGCCGGCGGGGTGGCTGTCGCTGCGCCCTGGTCAGACGATGCGACGTTGCGCACAAAGGTCAACGCCCTGCGCGACGCCGGCGAGACAGTGATCTGGACGCTACCGGGTCACGACGTCGCCGGTCCGGGATGTAACCGCCAGCTTGTTCGCGGCAACGACGGGAGCTGGCAGATTGAGTCGATGAATACAACGGGGAATCAATGA
- a CDS encoding DUF2065 domain-containing protein, producing the protein MQDLLTAVALLLIIEGILPFLSPRNLRRALFSIVQQNDKSLRLTGVATMLAGTLLLYLVR; encoded by the coding sequence ATGCAGGATCTTCTCACGGCAGTCGCACTGCTCCTGATCATCGAGGGGATCCTGCCCTTCCTGAGTCCGCGCAATCTTCGCCGGGCGCTCTTCTCTATCGTTCAGCAAAATGATAAAAGCCTCCGGTTGACCGGCGTTGCAACAATGCTGGCCGGTACGCTCCTGCTTTACCTGGTTCGCTGA
- the hflC gene encoding protease modulator HflC, protein MNRRTTIGAVVVLLLVVGLTFGTFTVKETERALKFRLGEVVKTDFTPGLYFQIPFVNNVRKVDARVQTLDESPQRFLTSEQKNLIVDTFVKWRVEDVEKYYVTVRANPRQANLRLSEIVRDGLRAEFGKRTVQEVISGDRALIMDLLTEAASKAGNSLGVSVLDVRLQRVDLPDGVSESVFNRMVAAREQVARQFRAEGQEAAERIRSAADRRREEILAKARRDAEEMRGEADANATRIYAEAYEADEEFYRFYRSLRAYENTFSDDSDMLVLSPNSEFFRYFNQLDSLDVTP, encoded by the coding sequence ATGAATCGCCGGACGACAATCGGAGCAGTAGTAGTCCTGCTGCTCGTCGTGGGACTCACGTTCGGGACGTTTACCGTCAAGGAAACCGAACGCGCCCTCAAGTTTCGGCTCGGTGAGGTCGTCAAAACCGACTTCACGCCGGGACTGTATTTCCAGATCCCGTTCGTGAACAACGTGCGCAAGGTCGACGCCCGGGTCCAGACGCTGGATGAGAGCCCGCAGCGGTTCCTGACCAGCGAGCAGAAGAACCTGATCGTCGATACGTTCGTGAAATGGCGCGTCGAGGATGTAGAAAAGTACTACGTCACGGTTCGGGCCAATCCGCGCCAGGCCAACCTGCGGCTCTCGGAAATCGTTCGTGACGGGCTGCGGGCCGAGTTCGGCAAGCGCACGGTGCAGGAAGTGATTTCCGGTGACCGGGCACTCATCATGGATCTGCTGACCGAGGCGGCGAGCAAGGCGGGGAACTCCCTCGGGGTGTCCGTGCTCGATGTTCGCCTGCAGCGGGTGGATCTGCCGGACGGCGTCAGCGAGTCGGTATTCAACCGAATGGTGGCGGCCCGTGAGCAGGTCGCCCGGCAGTTCCGGGCCGAGGGCCAGGAAGCCGCCGAGCGCATTCGCTCCGCAGCGGACCGGCGTCGCGAAGAAATCCTTGCCAAGGCCCGACGTGATGCCGAGGAGATGCGCGGTGAAGCGGATGCCAATGCGACACGGATCTATGCCGAGGCCTACGAGGCGGATGAAGAGTTCTACCGGTTCTACCGGAGCCTCCGGGCCTACGAGAACACCTTCAGTGACGATAGTGACATGCTTGTACTGTCACCCAACTCGGAGTTCTTCCGCTACTTCAACCAGCTTGATTCGCTCGACGTAACGCCCTGA
- the hflK gene encoding FtsH protease activity modulator HflK, protein MAWNEPGGNNRDPWSNGGGNRGNNQGPPDLDEAIRKAKQTLAGLFGNKGGGGRGSGGSDSGGGPKMPGTKGIGIIAGLLAAVWILSGIYIVDEGTRGVVTRFGAYQTTATPGPHWHFPYPIESVQTVDVSNRRRITVGYQAISAQNTRPVLSEALMLTEDENIVNVKLAVQYQVSDAADFLFNFVEPEATLKSVTESALREIVGKRNMDFVITEGRSEVAQQTRELVVETLDAYNTGINVVEVVIQDAQPPEQVQGAFEDAIKAREDRERLINQAEAYRNEVIPRAQGQGARVREEAQGYMARIVQNAEGDASRFSQQRVEYANAPRVTRDRLYLDTMERVLGNASKVLIDNESSQQLMYLPLDKMMRSSGTSTSNSGNSSSSSSMNNAVSSNNSSSSSQRSGSSSSSLRMRETR, encoded by the coding sequence ATGGCCTGGAACGAACCCGGCGGCAACAACCGCGACCCCTGGAGCAATGGCGGGGGCAATCGCGGCAATAATCAGGGGCCGCCCGATCTCGACGAGGCGATCCGCAAGGCCAAGCAGACGCTCGCGGGGCTGTTTGGCAACAAGGGCGGTGGTGGCCGCGGATCCGGCGGCAGTGATAGCGGCGGCGGTCCGAAAATGCCCGGTACCAAAGGCATCGGCATCATTGCCGGGCTGCTCGCCGCGGTCTGGATCTTGTCGGGCATCTACATCGTTGACGAGGGGACACGTGGCGTCGTGACCCGTTTCGGTGCTTACCAGACGACGGCGACGCCGGGACCCCACTGGCATTTCCCCTATCCGATCGAGTCGGTGCAGACAGTGGATGTCTCCAATCGCCGTCGAATCACGGTGGGTTACCAGGCTATTTCCGCGCAGAACACCCGGCCGGTGCTATCCGAAGCGCTCATGCTCACCGAGGATGAGAACATCGTGAACGTCAAGCTTGCGGTTCAGTACCAGGTCTCCGATGCGGCCGACTTCCTGTTCAACTTTGTTGAGCCGGAGGCCACTCTCAAGAGCGTGACGGAGAGCGCGCTGCGCGAAATCGTGGGCAAACGCAACATGGATTTCGTGATCACCGAGGGACGCAGCGAAGTGGCTCAGCAGACCCGCGAACTGGTCGTGGAGACACTCGATGCCTACAACACGGGGATCAACGTGGTCGAGGTGGTCATACAGGACGCGCAGCCGCCCGAGCAGGTCCAGGGCGCCTTCGAGGACGCCATCAAGGCACGCGAGGATCGCGAGCGGCTGATCAACCAGGCCGAGGCCTACCGTAACGAGGTCATTCCCCGGGCCCAGGGACAGGGTGCCCGTGTCCGTGAGGAGGCGCAGGGTTACATGGCCCGCATCGTCCAGAACGCCGAGGGTGACGCCAGCCGCTTCAGCCAGCAGCGTGTCGAGTATGCCAACGCGCCCCGCGTGACCCGCGATCGTCTCTACCTCGATACGATGGAGCGGGTGCTCGGTAACGCCAGCAAGGTGCTGATCGACAACGAATCGAGCCAGCAGCTCATGTATTTGCCGCTGGATAAAATGATGCGCTCAAGTGGTACGTCCACGAGCAATTCGGGCAACAGCAGCAGCTCGTCATCCATGAACAACGCCGTCTCGAGCAATAACAGCTCGAGCAGTTCACAGCGCAGCGGCTCATCGAGTAGTTCGCTGCGCATGCGGGAGACACGCTAA
- the hflX gene encoding ribosome rescue GTPase HflX: protein MFDRPDGGQRGVLVQVDDGVVDAEEALREFDALARSAGADVVATQTGRRRSPDPRTYLGSGKVDELRELMQAHGADLVLINHALSPVQERNLEHALQCRVLDRTGLILDIFAQRARSHEGKLQVELAQLRHLASRLVRGWSHLERQKGGIGLRGPGETQLELDRRMLGTRIRQLEKGLGRVRQQRDQGRKARRRRDLPAVSLVGYTNAGKSTLFNRVAESGVYVADQLFATLDTTLRRIELAGGEAAVIADTVGFIRDLPPQLVAAFRSTLEEVVEAELLVHVIDAADPGREDNAREVESVLEALGADEVPQLRVYNKIDARGLSPRIDRDDEGQPVAVWLSAASGAGMDLLLQAIAERVSGEQARGVIELGPAEGRLRARFYELGDVISERITDRGMIRLTVELPARELAKLYRHEGLDAELIPLTDANLPVGAVAH, encoded by the coding sequence CTGTTCGATCGTCCCGATGGCGGTCAACGGGGGGTGCTGGTACAGGTCGACGACGGTGTCGTTGACGCCGAAGAGGCCCTGCGCGAGTTCGATGCACTGGCCCGCTCGGCGGGGGCGGACGTGGTGGCGACCCAGACCGGTCGCCGTCGCAGCCCCGATCCGCGCACGTATCTGGGTTCCGGCAAGGTCGACGAGCTGCGTGAGCTGATGCAGGCGCACGGCGCGGATCTGGTGCTCATCAACCACGCGCTGTCGCCGGTGCAGGAACGCAACCTCGAGCATGCACTGCAGTGCCGGGTGCTGGATCGTACCGGCCTGATACTCGATATCTTCGCCCAGCGGGCCCGTTCCCACGAGGGCAAGCTCCAGGTCGAGCTCGCCCAGCTGCGCCACCTCGCGAGTCGCCTGGTTCGGGGCTGGTCGCATCTGGAGCGCCAGAAAGGTGGCATCGGACTGCGCGGACCGGGTGAGACGCAGCTGGAGCTTGACCGGCGAATGCTGGGTACGCGGATTCGTCAGCTCGAAAAGGGGCTCGGTCGAGTGCGTCAGCAGCGTGATCAGGGGCGCAAGGCGAGGCGTCGGCGCGACCTGCCGGCAGTGTCGCTGGTGGGCTACACCAACGCCGGCAAATCGACGCTGTTCAACCGTGTCGCGGAATCCGGGGTCTATGTCGCGGATCAGCTCTTCGCCACCCTCGATACGACGTTGCGACGCATCGAGCTTGCCGGCGGCGAGGCGGCGGTGATCGCGGACACCGTGGGTTTCATTCGCGATTTGCCGCCCCAGCTGGTGGCCGCGTTCCGCTCGACGCTGGAGGAAGTGGTCGAGGCGGAGCTGCTGGTGCATGTCATCGATGCGGCCGATCCGGGGCGCGAAGACAATGCCCGTGAGGTCGAGTCCGTCCTCGAGGCGCTGGGGGCGGACGAGGTGCCGCAGCTGCGTGTCTACAACAAGATCGACGCCCGCGGGCTCTCGCCGCGAATCGATCGTGACGACGAAGGCCAACCCGTCGCGGTATGGCTGTCGGCGGCGAGCGGCGCCGGCATGGATCTGCTTTTGCAGGCGATTGCCGAGCGCGTCAGTGGCGAGCAGGCGCGGGGCGTCATCGAGCTCGGTCCGGCGGAGGGTCGGCTTCGGGCGCGGTTCTACGAACTTGGCGACGTCATCTCGGAACGGATTACCGATCGAGGCATGATTCGGTTGACGGTCGAGCTCCCGGCGCGGGAACTGGCAAAACTCTACCGACATGAGGGCCTCGACGCGGAACTCATCCCTCTCACCGATGCCAACTTGCCCGTGGGTGCAGTGGCTCATTAG
- the hfq gene encoding RNA chaperone Hfq yields the protein MSKGQSLQEPFLNALRKEKVPVSIYLVNGIKLQGQVDSFDQFVILLRNSISQLVYKHAISTIVPSRNVRELLQEERDPEADED from the coding sequence ATGTCGAAAGGCCAATCACTGCAGGAACCCTTCCTCAATGCCCTGCGCAAGGAGAAAGTGCCGGTGTCCATTTATCTGGTCAACGGCATCAAGCTGCAGGGCCAGGTGGATTCCTTCGACCAGTTCGTGATCCTGCTCCGCAACTCGATCAGTCAGCTGGTGTACAAGCACGCCATTTCCACCATCGTTCCGTCGCGGAACGTGCGCGAGCTTCTGCAGGAGGAGCGAGATCCCGAAGCCGACGAGGACTGA